One genomic region from Streptomyces venezuelae encodes:
- a CDS encoding S8 family peptidase, which produces MAHLGSRRGRALALPAGLALTASLGFLPSGAASAADLSDAPAAAVAATNGPKLSYVVNVAGGRWTAASVKKAIAAAGGEVVISYDKIGVIVVHSQNPEFAKTIRQARGVVSAGSTRTAPLSVQTDTSVDEGAQTLSAAEAKAAAATATDDQDPLEPLQWDLPAIKADKAHEKTLGSKRVTVAVIDTGVDDTHPDLAPNFDVNASANCVSGKPDTTAGSWRPNPGESDHGTHVAGTIAAAKNGIGMTGVAPGVKVSGIKVSTPDGFFYTEAVVCGFMWAAEQGVEITNNSYYTDPWMFACKNDEDQKALIEAVTRATRYAEKKGTVNVAAAGNSKFDLAADSIVDNSSPNDTTPGDRVIDPKECLDYPAMLPGVVTVSATGAKDLKSSYSNYGLGVIDVAAPGGDRTEYQTPDAPAVNGRILSTTVNGGYNYKAGTSMAAPHAAGVLALIKSTHPYASPAALKALLYAQADDRACTNPYDIEGDGKIDAVCEGGKNKNGFYGAGLIDALDAVRR; this is translated from the coding sequence ATGGCTCATCTGGGATCGAGGCGCGGCCGAGCTCTTGCTCTGCCTGCTGGTCTCGCGCTCACGGCCTCGCTCGGCTTCCTTCCCTCCGGCGCCGCCTCCGCCGCGGATCTGAGTGACGCTCCGGCTGCGGCCGTCGCCGCGACGAACGGGCCGAAGCTCTCGTACGTCGTCAACGTCGCGGGTGGTCGCTGGACCGCCGCCTCGGTGAAGAAGGCGATCGCCGCCGCCGGCGGAGAGGTCGTCATCTCGTACGACAAGATAGGCGTGATCGTCGTCCACTCGCAGAACCCCGAGTTCGCGAAGACGATCCGCCAGGCGCGGGGCGTGGTGTCGGCCGGTTCGACCCGTACCGCCCCGCTCTCCGTCCAGACCGACACCTCGGTCGACGAGGGCGCTCAGACGCTGTCCGCGGCCGAGGCCAAGGCCGCCGCGGCCACGGCCACGGACGACCAGGACCCGCTGGAGCCCCTGCAGTGGGACCTGCCCGCCATCAAGGCGGACAAGGCCCACGAGAAGACGCTGGGCAGCAAGCGCGTGACCGTCGCCGTCATCGACACGGGCGTCGACGACACGCACCCGGACCTGGCGCCGAACTTCGACGTCAACGCCTCCGCGAACTGCGTGTCCGGCAAGCCGGACACCACCGCCGGCTCGTGGCGCCCCAACCCGGGCGAGAGCGACCACGGCACGCACGTCGCCGGCACGATCGCCGCCGCCAAGAACGGCATCGGCATGACCGGTGTCGCCCCGGGCGTCAAGGTCTCCGGCATCAAGGTGTCGACCCCGGACGGCTTCTTCTACACCGAGGCCGTGGTCTGCGGCTTCATGTGGGCGGCCGAGCAGGGCGTCGAGATCACGAACAACAGCTACTACACCGACCCGTGGATGTTCGCCTGCAAGAACGACGAGGACCAGAAGGCCCTCATCGAGGCGGTCACCCGTGCGACCCGGTACGCGGAGAAGAAGGGCACGGTCAACGTCGCCGCGGCCGGCAACTCCAAGTTCGACCTGGCTGCCGACTCGATCGTCGACAACAGCAGCCCGAACGACACCACGCCTGGCGACCGGGTCATCGACCCGAAGGAGTGCCTCGACTACCCGGCCATGCTGCCGGGCGTCGTCACGGTCTCCGCGACCGGAGCCAAGGACCTCAAGTCGTCCTACTCCAACTACGGTCTCGGCGTGATCGACGTCGCCGCCCCCGGCGGTGACCGCACCGAGTACCAGACCCCGGACGCCCCGGCGGTCAACGGCCGCATCCTGTCGACCACGGTCAACGGCGGCTACAACTACAAGGCCGGCACGTCGATGGCCGCGCCGCACGCGGCGGGCGTCCTCGCGCTGATCAAGTCGACGCACCCCTACGCGAGCCCGGCGGCCCTCAAGGCGCTGCTGTACGCGCAGGCCGACGACCGCGCCTGCACCAACCCGTACGACATCGAGGGCGACGGCAAGATCGACGCCGTCTGTGAGGGTGGCAAGAACAAGAACGGCTTCTACGGGGCCGGTCTGATCGACGCGCTGGACGCTGTCCGCCGCTGA
- a CDS encoding DUF485 domain-containing protein yields MATEAPPPPRNGTDTDHGPVPPTTEQFVEVQEGEEFGELRRTYRSFAFPLTLAFIAWYLLYVLLSNYAGDFMSTRLFGNINVALVLGLGQFLTTFLIAWLYSRHAANSLDPRAEAIRNRMEGDA; encoded by the coding sequence GTGGCTACCGAAGCACCGCCGCCGCCCAGAAACGGAACGGACACCGACCACGGTCCCGTGCCGCCCACGACGGAGCAGTTCGTCGAGGTGCAGGAGGGCGAGGAGTTCGGCGAACTGCGCCGTACCTACCGTTCCTTCGCCTTCCCCCTCACCCTCGCCTTCATCGCCTGGTACCTGCTCTACGTGCTGCTTTCCAACTACGCGGGCGACTTCATGAGCACCAGGCTCTTCGGCAACATCAACGTGGCGCTGGTCCTGGGCCTCGGCCAGTTCCTGACCACCTTCCTCATCGCCTGGCTCTACTCGCGGCACGCGGCGAACAGCCTCGACCCCCGGGCCGAGGCCATCCGGAACCGTATGGAGGGCGACGCATGA
- a CDS encoding cation acetate symporter, with protein sequence MSSTVLLAAGNATSEHRPLIIALFGAFVVATLIITVWAGRQTRSTADFYAGGGQFTGFQNGLAISGDYMSAASFLGISGAIALYGYDGFLYSIGFLVAWLVALLLVAEPLRNSGRFTMGDVLAYRMRQRPVRTAAGTSTIVVSIFYLLAQMAGAGVLVSLLLGITSDGGKIAIVALVGVLMIVYVTIGGMKGTTWVQMVKAVLLIAGTLLITFLILLKFNFNISELLGAAATNSGKGDAFLDPGLKYGVSALSKLDFLSLGIALVLGTAGLPHILIRFYTVPTAKAARKSVNWAIGIIGAFYLMTIVLGFGAAALLSGDTIRASNKAGNTAAPLTALEVGGGAGSTGGAILLAVISAVAFATILAVVAGLTLASSSSFAHDIYANVIKRGKATEKEEMRAARWSTVLIGIVSIALGALARDLNVAGLVALAFAVAASANLPTILYSLFWKRFTTQGALWSIYGGLISSVVLVLFSPVVSGGPASMFKGVDFHWFPLENPGLVSIPLGFLLGWLGSLLSKEEPDAGKYAELEVKSLTGVGVAAAVKH encoded by the coding sequence ATGAGCTCCACCGTCCTGCTCGCGGCGGGCAACGCCACCAGCGAGCACCGGCCGCTGATCATCGCCCTTTTCGGCGCCTTCGTCGTCGCGACCCTGATCATCACCGTCTGGGCCGGCCGCCAGACCCGCAGCACCGCCGACTTCTACGCCGGCGGCGGCCAGTTCACCGGCTTCCAGAACGGCCTCGCGATCTCCGGCGACTACATGTCCGCCGCGTCCTTCCTCGGCATCAGCGGCGCCATCGCCCTCTACGGCTACGACGGCTTCCTCTACTCGATCGGCTTCCTCGTCGCCTGGCTCGTCGCCCTGCTCCTGGTCGCCGAGCCCCTGCGCAACTCCGGCCGGTTCACCATGGGCGACGTCCTCGCCTACCGGATGCGCCAGCGGCCCGTCAGGACCGCCGCCGGCACCTCCACCATCGTCGTCTCGATCTTCTACCTGCTCGCGCAGATGGCGGGCGCCGGCGTGCTCGTCTCACTGCTGCTCGGCATCACCAGCGACGGCGGCAAGATCGCGATCGTCGCCCTCGTCGGCGTCCTGATGATCGTGTACGTGACGATCGGCGGCATGAAGGGCACCACCTGGGTGCAGATGGTCAAGGCGGTCCTGCTCATCGCGGGCACCCTCCTGATCACCTTCCTCATCCTCCTCAAGTTCAACTTCAACATCTCCGAGCTGCTCGGCGCGGCCGCCACCAACAGCGGCAAGGGCGACGCCTTCCTGGACCCCGGCCTCAAGTACGGCGTCAGCGCCTTGTCGAAGCTGGACTTCCTCTCCCTCGGCATCGCGCTCGTCCTCGGCACGGCCGGCCTGCCCCACATCCTGATCCGCTTCTACACGGTGCCGACCGCGAAGGCCGCCCGTAAGTCGGTCAACTGGGCCATCGGCATCATCGGCGCCTTCTACCTGATGACGATCGTCCTCGGCTTCGGCGCCGCCGCCCTGCTCAGCGGCGACACCATCAGGGCGTCCAACAAGGCGGGCAACACGGCGGCCCCGCTCACCGCCCTGGAGGTCGGCGGCGGCGCCGGCTCCACCGGCGGCGCGATCCTCCTCGCCGTCATCTCCGCCGTCGCCTTCGCCACCATCCTCGCCGTGGTCGCCGGACTGACCCTGGCCTCCTCCTCGTCCTTCGCGCACGACATCTACGCGAACGTGATCAAGCGCGGGAAGGCCACCGAGAAGGAGGAGATGCGGGCCGCCCGCTGGTCCACCGTCCTCATCGGCATCGTGTCGATCGCCCTCGGAGCCCTCGCCCGCGACCTCAACGTCGCCGGCCTGGTCGCCCTCGCCTTCGCGGTCGCCGCCTCGGCCAACCTGCCGACGATCCTCTACTCGCTCTTCTGGAAGCGGTTCACCACCCAGGGCGCTCTCTGGTCGATCTACGGCGGACTGATCTCCTCCGTCGTGCTCGTCCTCTTCTCGCCGGTCGTCTCCGGCGGCCCGGCCTCGATGTTCAAGGGCGTGGACTTCCACTGGTTCCCGCTGGAGAACCCCGGCCTCGTCTCGATCCCGCTCGGCTTCCTCCTCGGCTGGCTCGGCTCGCTCCTCTCCAAGGAGGAGCCGGACGCGGGCAAGTACGCGGAGCTGGAGGTCAAGTCCCTCACCGGCGTCGGGGTCGCCGCGGCGGTCAAGCACTGA
- the moaA gene encoding GTP 3',8-cyclase MoaA, with amino-acid sequence MLIDTYGRVATDLRVSLTDRCNLRCTYCMPEEGLQWLAKPDLLTDDEIVRLIRIAVTDLGVTEVRFTGGEPLLRPGLVGIVERCAALEPRPRMSLTTNGIGLKRTATALKAAGLDRVNVSLDTLRPEVFKTLTRRDRHRDVLDGMAAARDAGLTPVKVNAVLMPGLNADEAPDLLAWAIEEGYELRFIEQMPLDAQHGWKRDGMITAGDILESLRTRFTLTAEGADERGSAPAERWVVDGGPHTVGVIASVTRPFCRACDRTRLTADGQVRTCLFATEETDLRATLRSDAPDEEVARIWKQAMWGKKAGSGLDDPSFLQPDRPMSAIGG; translated from the coding sequence GTGCTCATCGACACCTACGGCAGGGTCGCCACCGACCTGCGCGTCTCGCTCACCGACCGGTGCAACCTGCGTTGCACGTACTGCATGCCGGAAGAGGGCCTCCAGTGGCTCGCGAAGCCCGATCTCCTCACCGACGACGAGATCGTCCGGCTGATCCGCATCGCCGTCACCGACCTCGGCGTCACCGAGGTCCGCTTCACCGGCGGCGAGCCGCTGCTCCGCCCCGGCCTCGTCGGGATCGTCGAGCGCTGCGCCGCCCTGGAGCCCCGCCCCCGCATGTCCCTCACGACGAACGGCATCGGGCTCAAGCGCACGGCCACCGCCCTCAAGGCCGCCGGCCTGGACCGGGTCAACGTCTCCCTGGACACGCTGCGCCCCGAGGTCTTCAAGACCCTCACCCGCCGCGACCGCCACCGCGACGTCCTCGACGGCATGGCCGCCGCGCGGGACGCCGGCCTCACCCCGGTGAAGGTCAACGCGGTCCTGATGCCCGGGCTCAACGCCGACGAGGCCCCCGACCTGCTCGCCTGGGCGATCGAAGAGGGCTACGAGCTCCGCTTCATCGAGCAGATGCCCCTCGACGCCCAGCACGGCTGGAAGCGCGACGGCATGATCACCGCCGGGGACATCCTGGAGTCCCTCCGCACCCGCTTCACCCTGACCGCCGAGGGCGCCGACGAGCGCGGCTCCGCCCCCGCCGAGCGCTGGGTCGTCGACGGCGGACCGCACACGGTCGGCGTCATCGCCTCCGTCACCCGCCCGTTCTGCCGGGCCTGCGACCGCACCCGGCTCACCGCCGACGGACAGGTGCGCACCTGCCTCTTCGCCACCGAGGAGACGGACCTGCGGGCCACCCTCCGCTCGGACGCGCCGGACGAAGAGGTCGCGCGGATCTGGAAGCAGGCCATGTGGGGCAAGAAGGCCGGCTCGGGCCTCGACGACCCGAGCTTCCTCCAGCCCGACCGCCCGATGTCGGCGATCGGCGGCTGA
- a CDS encoding DUF3099 domain-containing protein produces the protein MPKRGGSEVFRITGARQGLADDVRGRQRRYIISMTVRTLSVIAAAVLWNVERHVAIVALALGILLPYIAVVIANAGRESAPSLPSTFVPAAVRPALGAAGTVEAAKGAGAETPHGGRN, from the coding sequence ATGCCGAAGCGTGGCGGAAGCGAGGTCTTCCGGATCACGGGGGCCCGTCAGGGGCTCGCCGACGACGTCCGGGGGCGACAACGGCGGTACATCATCTCGATGACCGTCCGAACGCTCTCCGTGATCGCCGCGGCGGTGCTGTGGAACGTCGAACGGCACGTGGCGATCGTGGCGCTCGCCCTCGGGATCCTGCTCCCCTATATCGCCGTGGTCATCGCGAACGCGGGCCGGGAGTCGGCTCCGTCCCTTCCCTCCACCTTCGTACCTGCTGCGGTGCGTCCCGCGCTCGGCGCGGCGGGGACGGTCGAGGCGGCCAAGGGTGCCGGGGCGGAGACTCCGCACGGCGGCCGGAACTGA
- a CDS encoding GlsB/YeaQ/YmgE family stress response membrane protein: MSWLWAIIVGFVLGLIAKAILPGKQQIPLWLTTVFGILGSVLGNAVATWIGVNDTKGIDWTRHLLQLIGAVAVVGVGDMIWVSIKGNRQRA, from the coding sequence ATGAGTTGGTTGTGGGCGATCATCGTGGGATTCGTCCTCGGCCTGATCGCGAAGGCGATCCTGCCGGGGAAGCAGCAGATCCCGCTCTGGCTGACGACCGTGTTCGGCATTCTCGGCAGCGTGCTGGGCAACGCGGTCGCGACCTGGATCGGTGTCAACGACACCAAGGGCATCGACTGGACCCGCCACCTGCTCCAGCTGATCGGCGCCGTCGCCGTGGTCGGGGTGGGCGACATGATCTGGGTCTCGATCAAGGGGAACAGACAGCGGGCGTGA
- the tyrS gene encoding tyrosine--tRNA ligase produces the protein MTDIVDELKWRGLFAQSTDEDALRKALADGPVTFYCGFDPTAASLHVGHLVQVLTVRRLQQAGHRPLALVGGATGQIGDPRPTAERTLNDPETVANWVNRLRTQIEPFLSFEGENAAVMVNNLDWTAGMSAIEFLRDIGKHFRVNKMLTKDSVARRLESEQGISYTEFSYQLLQGMDFLELYRRYGCVLQQGGSDQWGNLVAGLDLIHRMEPGAEVHALATPLMVKADGTKFGKTEGGAVWLDPEMTTPYAFYQFWLNVDDRDISTYMRILSFRSREELEELEAQTAERPQARAAQRALAEELTTLVHGAEQCAAVINASKALFGQGDLAELDGATLAAALSELPHARVTELGQVVDLFTEVGLAPSKSGARRTVKEGGAYVNNVKVTAEDAEVSADELLHGRWLVLRRGKKNLAAIEFAGAEG, from the coding sequence GTGACGGACATCGTCGACGAGCTGAAGTGGCGTGGGCTGTTCGCCCAGTCCACCGATGAGGACGCACTGCGCAAGGCTCTCGCGGACGGTCCGGTCACGTTCTATTGCGGGTTCGACCCGACCGCGGCCAGTCTCCACGTCGGTCACCTGGTGCAGGTGCTCACCGTCCGCCGGCTCCAGCAGGCCGGGCACCGTCCGCTGGCACTGGTCGGCGGGGCCACCGGGCAGATCGGTGACCCGCGGCCGACGGCCGAGCGCACCCTGAACGACCCGGAGACGGTCGCGAACTGGGTGAACCGGCTGCGCACGCAGATCGAGCCCTTCCTCTCCTTCGAGGGGGAGAACGCGGCGGTCATGGTGAACAACCTGGACTGGACCGCCGGGATGTCGGCGATCGAGTTCCTGCGGGACATCGGCAAGCACTTCCGGGTCAACAAGATGCTGACCAAGGACTCCGTCGCCCGGCGTCTGGAGTCCGAGCAGGGCATCAGCTACACGGAGTTCAGCTACCAGCTGCTCCAGGGCATGGACTTCCTGGAGCTGTACCGCCGCTACGGCTGCGTCCTCCAGCAGGGCGGCTCGGACCAGTGGGGCAACCTGGTGGCCGGTCTCGACCTGATCCACCGCATGGAGCCCGGCGCCGAGGTGCACGCGCTCGCGACGCCGCTGATGGTCAAGGCGGACGGCACCAAGTTCGGCAAGACCGAGGGCGGGGCCGTCTGGCTCGACCCGGAGATGACCACGCCGTACGCGTTCTACCAGTTCTGGCTGAACGTGGACGACCGCGACATCTCGACGTACATGCGGATCCTCTCCTTCAGGTCCCGCGAGGAGCTGGAGGAGCTGGAGGCGCAGACCGCCGAGCGGCCGCAGGCGCGGGCCGCCCAGCGGGCGCTCGCGGAGGAGCTCACCACGCTCGTGCACGGCGCCGAGCAGTGCGCGGCCGTCATCAACGCCTCGAAGGCGCTGTTCGGGCAGGGCGACCTGGCCGAGCTGGACGGGGCGACACTCGCCGCCGCCCTGTCCGAGCTGCCGCACGCGCGCGTGACCGAGCTCGGCCAGGTCGTGGACCTGTTCACCGAGGTCGGGCTCGCGCCGAGCAAGTCGGGCGCGCGCCGCACGGTGAAGGAGGGCGGGGCGTACGTGAACAACGTGAAGGTCACCGCCGAGGACGCCGAGGTGTCGGCGGACGAGCTGCTGCACGGCCGCTGGCTGGTGCTGCGGCGCGGCAAGAAGAACCTGGCGGCGATCGAGTTCGCCGGCGCGGAGGGCTGA
- a CDS encoding metallopeptidase TldD-related protein codes for MSRVSKPYEIVERALELSRADGCVVIADEESSANLRWAGNALTTNGVTRGRTLTVIATVDGAQGTASGVVSRSAVTVDDLEPLVRAAEAAARAAGSAEDAQPLVEGVPSSPDFTDAPVETSSAVFADFAPALGEAFARARAGGRELYGFANHELTSTYLGTSTGLRLRHDQPNGTLELNAKSPDRSRSAWAGRSTRDFKDVDPAALDAELATRLGWAERRIELPAGRYETLLPPTAVADLMIYQLWSSTARDAVEGRTVFSKPGGGTRLGETLSPLPLTLRSDPNEPGLESAPFVIAHSSGDDSSVFDNGLPVGPIDWVKAGSLAHLITTRHTAGLTRLPVAPGAGNLILDAGGERSLEEMVASTERGLLLTCLWYIREVDPATLLLTGLTRDGVYLVENGEVVGEVNNFRFNESPVDLLSRASEAGRTEKTLPREWSDWFTRAAMPALRVPDFNMSSVSKGV; via the coding sequence ATGAGCCGCGTCAGCAAGCCGTACGAGATCGTCGAGCGGGCCCTTGAGCTGTCCCGTGCCGACGGGTGTGTCGTCATCGCCGACGAGGAGTCCTCCGCCAATCTGCGCTGGGCCGGGAACGCGCTGACCACCAACGGTGTCACCCGCGGGCGCACCCTCACCGTCATCGCGACCGTCGACGGCGCCCAGGGCACCGCCTCCGGTGTCGTCTCCCGGTCGGCCGTCACCGTGGACGACCTGGAGCCGCTGGTCCGGGCCGCCGAGGCCGCCGCGCGGGCCGCCGGGTCCGCCGAGGACGCGCAGCCGCTGGTCGAGGGCGTGCCCTCCTCCCCCGACTTCACGGACGCCCCGGTCGAGACCTCCTCCGCCGTCTTCGCCGACTTCGCCCCGGCGCTCGGCGAGGCCTTCGCCCGGGCCCGGGCCGGCGGCCGTGAGCTGTACGGCTTCGCCAACCACGAGCTGACCTCGACCTACCTGGGTACGTCGACGGGGCTGCGGCTCCGGCACGACCAGCCCAACGGGACGCTTGAGCTGAACGCCAAGTCGCCCGACCGGTCGCGCTCCGCCTGGGCCGGTCGCTCGACGCGGGATTTCAAGGACGTCGACCCGGCCGCGCTCGACGCGGAGCTGGCGACCCGGCTCGGCTGGGCGGAGCGGCGGATCGAGCTGCCCGCCGGGCGGTACGAGACGCTGCTGCCGCCGACGGCCGTGGCCGACCTGATGATCTACCAGCTGTGGTCGTCCACGGCCCGGGACGCGGTGGAGGGCCGTACGGTCTTCTCCAAGCCCGGCGGTGGCACCCGGCTCGGCGAGACCCTCTCCCCGCTGCCGCTGACCCTGCGCAGCGACCCGAACGAGCCGGGCCTGGAGTCCGCGCCGTTCGTGATCGCGCACTCCTCCGGCGACGACTCCTCCGTCTTCGACAACGGTCTGCCGGTCGGGCCGATCGACTGGGTGAAGGCCGGAAGCCTGGCCCACCTGATCACCACCCGGCACACCGCGGGCCTTACTCGGTTGCCCGTGGCGCCCGGGGCGGGGAACCTGATCCTGGACGCCGGCGGCGAGCGGTCGCTGGAGGAGATGGTGGCCTCGACCGAGCGTGGCCTGCTGCTGACCTGCCTCTGGTACATCCGCGAGGTCGACCCGGCGACGCTGCTGCTGACCGGGCTGACCCGGGACGGCGTGTACCTCGTCGAGAACGGCGAGGTCGTCGGCGAGGTGAACAACTTCCGGTTCAACGAGTCGCCGGTGGACCTGCTGTCGCGGGCCTCGGAGGCGGGCCGGACGGAGAAGACGCTGCCGCGCGAGTGGAGCGACTGGTTCACCCGGGCCGCGATGCCCGCCCTGCGGGTGCCGGACTTCAACATGAGCTCGGTCAGCAAGGGGGTCTGA
- a CDS encoding TldD/PmbA family protein has product MVHQIDPSFVALPLRALADAALARARALGAEHADFRLERVRSASWRLRDAKPSGSSDTTDLGYAVRVVHGGAWGFASGVDLTMDGAAKVASQAVAMAKLSAKVIAAAGSDERVELAEEPVHSERTWVSSYEIDPFSVPAEEKSALLADWSARLLRAEGVAHVDASLLTVHENKFYADTAGTVTTQQRVRLHPQFTAVAVDGTTGEFDSMRTIAPPVGRGWEYLTGTGWDWDKELDEIPGLLAEKMRAPSVEAGRYDLVVDPSNLWLTIHESIGHATELDRALGYEAAYAGTSFATFDQLGKLAYGSSIMNVTGDRTAEHGLATIGYDDEGVEAQSWDLVKDGTLVGYQLDRRIAKLTGLGRSNGCAFADSPAHVPVQRMANVSLQPDPGGLSTEDLIGGVERGIYVVGDRSWSIDMQRYNFQFTGQRFFRIENGRLAGQLRDVAYQATTTDFWGSMEQVGGPQTYVLGGAFNCGKAQPGQVAAVSHGCPSALFRGVNILNTTQEAGR; this is encoded by the coding sequence GTGGTCCATCAGATCGACCCTTCGTTCGTCGCGCTGCCCCTGCGGGCGCTCGCCGACGCGGCGCTCGCCCGGGCGCGTGCGCTCGGCGCCGAGCACGCGGACTTCCGCCTGGAGCGGGTGCGCAGCGCCTCGTGGCGGCTGCGGGACGCCAAACCGTCCGGTTCCTCGGACACCACCGACCTCGGCTACGCGGTGCGGGTGGTGCACGGCGGGGCCTGGGGCTTCGCGTCCGGGGTCGACCTGACCATGGACGGGGCGGCGAAGGTCGCCTCGCAGGCGGTCGCCATGGCGAAGCTGTCCGCCAAGGTGATCGCGGCGGCGGGCTCCGACGAGCGCGTGGAGCTGGCCGAGGAGCCCGTGCACTCGGAGCGCACCTGGGTCTCCTCGTACGAGATCGACCCCTTCTCCGTCCCCGCCGAGGAGAAGAGCGCGCTGCTCGCCGACTGGAGTGCGCGGCTGCTGCGGGCGGAGGGCGTGGCGCACGTGGACGCCTCCCTGCTCACCGTCCACGAGAACAAGTTCTACGCGGACACGGCGGGGACGGTCACGACCCAGCAGCGCGTCCGGCTGCACCCGCAGTTCACGGCCGTCGCCGTCGACGGGACGACCGGTGAGTTCGACTCGATGCGGACGATCGCGCCGCCGGTCGGGCGGGGCTGGGAGTACCTGACGGGCACCGGCTGGGACTGGGACAAGGAGCTGGACGAGATCCCGGGGCTCCTGGCCGAGAAGATGCGGGCGCCGAGCGTCGAGGCCGGGCGGTACGACCTGGTCGTGGACCCGTCGAACCTCTGGCTGACGATCCACGAGTCGATCGGGCACGCCACCGAGCTGGACCGGGCCCTCGGCTACGAGGCGGCCTACGCGGGCACCTCCTTCGCCACCTTCGACCAGCTGGGCAAGCTGGCGTACGGCTCGTCGATCATGAACGTGACGGGTGACCGGACCGCCGAGCACGGGCTCGCGACCATCGGTTACGACGACGAGGGCGTCGAGGCGCAGTCCTGGGACCTGGTGAAGGACGGCACGCTCGTCGGCTACCAGCTGGACCGGCGGATCGCGAAGCTCACGGGCCTGGGCCGGTCGAACGGCTGCGCGTTCGCGGACTCCCCCGCGCACGTGCCGGTGCAGCGGATGGCGAACGTCTCGCTCCAGCCGGATCCGGGCGGTCTGTCGACCGAGGACCTGATCGGCGGGGTCGAGCGGGGCATCTACGTGGTCGGCGACCGGTCGTGGTCGATCGACATGCAGCGCTACAACTTCCAGTTCACCGGGCAGCGCTTCTTCCGCATCGAGAACGGCCGGCTCGCCGGGCAGCTGCGGGACGTGGCCTACCAGGCGACGACGACCGACTTCTGGGGCTCGATGGAGCAGGTCGGCGGCCCGCAGACATACGTCCTCGGCGGCGCCTTCAACTGCGGCAAGGCCCAGCCGGGCCAGGTCGCCGCGGTCTCCCACGGCTGCCCCTCCGCCCTCTTCCGGGGTGTCAACATCCTCAACACGACGCAGGAGGCCGGTCGATGA
- the fabG gene encoding 3-oxoacyl-[acyl-carrier-protein] reductase, with amino-acid sequence MSRSVLVTGGNRGIGLAIARAFAEAGDKVAITYRSGEPPAALVELGCLPVKCDITDAEQVEQAYKEIEEKHGPVEVLVANAGVTKDQLLMRMSEEDFTSVVDTNLTGTFRVVKRANRGMLRAKKGRVVLISSVVGLLGSAGQANYAASKAGLVGFARSLARELGSRNITFNVVAPGFVDTDMTAVLTDEQRAGIVSQVPLGRYAQPEEIAAAVKFLSSDDASYITGAVIPVDGGLGMGH; translated from the coding sequence TTGAGCCGCTCGGTTCTCGTCACCGGAGGAAACCGGGGCATCGGCCTCGCCATCGCCCGCGCGTTCGCCGAGGCCGGCGACAAGGTCGCGATCACGTACCGCTCCGGCGAGCCCCCGGCCGCCCTGGTCGAGCTCGGCTGCCTGCCCGTCAAGTGCGACATCACCGACGCCGAGCAGGTGGAGCAGGCGTACAAGGAGATCGAGGAGAAGCACGGTCCGGTCGAGGTCCTCGTGGCCAACGCCGGCGTGACGAAGGACCAGCTCCTCATGCGCATGTCGGAGGAGGACTTCACCTCCGTCGTCGACACCAACCTGACCGGCACCTTCCGGGTCGTCAAGCGCGCCAACCGCGGCATGCTGCGGGCCAAGAAGGGCCGCGTCGTCCTGATCTCCTCGGTCGTCGGTCTGCTGGGCTCCGCGGGCCAGGCCAACTACGCCGCCTCCAAGGCCGGCCTGGTCGGCTTCGCCCGCTCCCTCGCGCGTGAGCTCGGCTCGCGCAACATCACGTTCAACGTCGTCGCCCCTGGTTTCGTCGACACCGACATGACCGCGGTCCTCACCGACGAGCAGCGCGCGGGCATCGTGTCCCAGGTGCCGCTGGGCCGTTACGCGCAGCCGGAGGAGATCGCCGCAGCGGTGAAGTTCCTCTCCTCCGACGACGCCTCGTACATCACTGGAGCCGTCATCCCGGTTGACGGCGGATTGGGCATGGGTCACTGA